Within Primulina tabacum isolate GXHZ01 chromosome 5, ASM2559414v2, whole genome shotgun sequence, the genomic segment TTctttttttcttaattattctCCTCGTTTCCACAAATAAGTCTCCGATCTTATCTTGGAGGTTGCAAATTGAATAGGTGTCCGTAATCTGTCGTTGGCAAACTCTTAGATCTTCGATGTGGTTCATGTCAATAAATAGTGAGCACAATCAAATCTAAATGCAGAATCTATACAACAAAATGGGCCTTCTATAGTTTTTATTATCGTTTATATCCTCATCATGTGCATCAATCTATATTTAAtagttattgattttatttttgtgatttttacCATTTGTAACTCTAGTGCCTTGGTGATAGAACAAGATAATTGACACTTTTTGGACAATTTCCATTGCAAACTAGTTAGAGAGTCCAAATGTGGTGCACTAGTACACTTCTCATGAAATATATTTAAGATTTGAGGCATGAGTTGAGGTGGAAAATGGGAGGGTTAGTTTGGATTCGATTTAAACCAGGTTGCTATGAAAAAGATTGATTGGCTGGTAATATAGTGGGATCTATCTAGCCTGACCACGGTTCCAAAACTGATGGTTCTGGTTTCAATGAAAGGTGAAATCGAAGCCGAACCGCTTGGATATGGTTCCGGTTTTTGACGGTTCTAGGTCCAGTTTTTAGCGGTTCCGGTTATGGTTTGAATTGATTGAACTAATTGAACTAATTGTTCAACaactatattataaaataattttaatatttagttttttttttaaaaaaaattaaaataagggtttaaatttaatttatattccaTTTCCAGTACTGAACCGAAAAAATGGTTTAAATTCCCGTTTTTAAGAGATGGTTCCGGTTACAGTTCTACTGTTCCTGGGAACCGTGGTCGGATATGTCTGCCTTAGCCTAACCTCAAATACTGACTACTGTGTTTGGCTACTGGTAAGGTTGTTGGGCACTTGACATTTGGTTGTGACTTTGATCAGATATGTATCTACTATTCTGGCCATGGAAGGCAACTGAAGGTTGCCTATTTTTCCTACCATTATTTTTCCTATGCATTTCTGAGCGATCTACTGGCATCCCACAAACTTGTCATGCCGATCCACCATCCACACCTAACTGGAATCTTGTCGATCACCTACCCACCTCTATTTCATGGTACCCTTATGACATGAACAACTTTCCTTGCCATGGGACATCAAAATCGCAGTCTAGGTTGTCCAATTGAATTCAGCTGGTTAGTACACTGGAAATATGGCCCGTTGCAGAGAAGCTTAGGAGGTGATTAATCCATTGCTTTAAATGGCAATATAAATTGTCTGGATATACATAAATTTTCAAATGCTCTTATGTGTTGGTTCTACTTACTAAACGAAAATCCATGAGATGAAAATTATGAAGTCACTATTCCTATAGAATGTAAATTGTATAGTTTGACAAAATTGACATTTGTTCTCAGGTTAATAAACTGCTCAGATTGTATAGTTTGACAAAATTGACATTGGTTCTCAGGTTAATAAACTGCTCAGATACTATTTTTACGCTCTGATTTTCtgtaaatgattatttttctaTGTTGAACTATATCTTGCTTTAAAGTTTAATTGTTTATTACTTCTAACTCTCAGTAGTACATTTTCGTCTTCTACCACTATCTATTTCATCGGGAAAAAAGCTTTTATCTTCCTCCTATCCTCACCCCTGAATcattcctcttttttttttcctatgTGATTTAAAGTCATATGTACTATTGCAGGCATTTGTAGGGATAAGTAACTTCAGCAAGCAGAAGGATGGCTGATGATATTTTCGATGAGAAGTCATTGTCAGAGAAGTTGTCTAAACTTAATAGTTCTCAACAAAGCATAGAATGTATCCTTTCTCTATGAGGCAGTAGCCATTCATATACTTTTTAATTTGGAAGTTGTAGCGTCACGTCATATTGGACATTAATTTTCTGCAGATGATTGTATCATCATGCATGCTATTTTTCTTGTGGCTTGAGTGATGTAGAAAATCTTTCATTCCACACATGTACACATTTCTTCTTCAGGGAATATTCACCCATTTTTTTACTCCTATTTTAATCCATTTACCTTTGTTGGATGGAATTTGACGTGTTGGGAGGGGGTTTAAAGGTGGGTGTGTGAGGGTCTATTTTATTtgtgtatatatgtatctatctTGGGTTTTGAACAGTATATGCCATAACCGATGGAAGGATCGAATCTTACAATCCCTTCTTATCTTGAGTCACATGTTTCTGTTGTATTATTTAATAAGCTGTATAATAagtaattgttatttttggtttATGGAAtttgaaatagttttttttaaaaacagacTGAAGATGATAGTGTGCAAGGAGAGTTGATGAAAGTGAAAACCGTTTTTTTTATGTTCAACAATTATGTAAAGTATAGATAAATTATTAGGGTTATATTGGTAATTTTGTATATTGGTCATACCAAAATGAGTGGTCACATACCAAAACGACCAAGTTAGTTATTGTAATAGGTAGTTTCTTTATAAAATAGTAAATAGATTCTTTATAAAATAGTAATATATTTAATGACTGGACAAGTTATTGGGTGCTGTGAGGATGCTAACTGATTCTCGTGAAGGCTATACGGTTGTACTTATGAGGAAGCCAATGGTTTTGAGAATAATCTTAGTTTCCTAAGTGATAATTGCTATATCTGATACCTTTTAATTTCTTTACTCGGATCTTTTGAAAGCCTCCAAAGTTTCTGTTCTTTCTTGGGATGCTTTGGTTTTTGTTATACCGAGTCTTTGATAGGTTATCATCAAATGTTGGGTACACTTGAGATTGTGCACCCCAGAAGTTGGAGGGAAAAATACGAAAATTATTCTTTCCAAAATTCAGCATGAGTCGATGGAGTTACTTGTCAAATGATTATAGGTCGTGCACCTTATGCAGTTCTTGCCTCTGGTTTTGATTCTGGAATTTACTTGTtaaataaatatgcattttaGAGATACGAGATAATAAACATGAAATTACATCTCTATCGATGTTGAGTTTTTCTCCTTTTGTCTGCTTTGCTTTGTATGGTGCGATGGTTCTGGATTAGATAGAAAAAGAGGGATTTCTTGTTAGGTGGTTTTCATTTCACCTGGAGTTTGGCAATGAGTCGTGTTAATTTAATTACTGTGCCCATTCAAGTTGCTTaacaacattttttttatacgTAACTTGCTTTAAGTTTTTCTTGTGGCCTGAATAAGATCAGCATGAGACACAACGGATTTGGTGTCTTAAACATATTCGATGTTGCAGAAAAAGcacttttttcttcttcattttctataatttttgtTGATATCGACAATATAGTCCCTAAGGAATGAGGGTGATTTATGGTGCATTTCTTGATTAGTATTTTGCAATTTGAGATATTTTTTGATTTATGGCTTTAGTTTTTATAGAAGTATTCTATAACCATCAATAAATTATCAtctttgatgttttgattttcTCAAAATACTCAATTTTTCTTTACTTTCCCTGATAGGTTAGGTGATAAAATCATTGAGAAATTCCATTCCTTCAATGAACTAATGTTGCATTTgaggagttgaatttgaaaTCCACGGATTTCGATTATACTCTTATTGTTAACGATGAAATAatagataaaattttaaattcatacATTATTATTACATATTAGTTACACAAAGtagaatgaatttcaaatgtctATGTTATTTGATGAACTTGAAATCCATCATAATTaacataaaacaccatatgaacATGGAAGAGGTGAATTTGAAGTTTATAATCTCGCTTTTCTAAAACTAAAAAGTACATTTGATTATATTGAAATACATGGATTTGAATTCTATCAATCTAAATGCAACCTAAGTTTTCTTGTATACTATACATATTTCCGGATGTTTTTTGGGGAATGCAGTCCTTCTATGGATTGGCAGATCTATGAaggtgtaaaataaaaaaacaatttacTCGGTTATGCTTGTGAGATATTTTTGCTATTATTATGTGAAAGGTGAATGTGAATCTGAAGATATTTTGTGGCATAGgatcattttaaaaattcagaGTATAATGCAATTTCTTTAAAATCCAATCAGCTTTGTCTCGGTGGTGCATATCTCACCGGAAAAAGGCCAAGCAAGTTGTTGAAACATGGGATAGGTTATTTCAATCTGCACAACAGGATCAACGGGTATCTTTCTTGTACTTGGCCAACGACATCCTGCAAAATAGCAGGCGTACGGGCAGTGAATTTGTGAATGAATTTTGGAAGATCCTGCCATCAGCTCTCAGGGTTGTTTATGATAGCGGTGATGAAAATTGCAGAAAAGCTGCCACTCGGCTGGTATTTTATCTAGTCTTTTTTCTTCCTACTgaaccttttctttttcttctatcTAAGCATGAAAAGTAATTGCATAACCTCCTACCAGAGCGTGAATAACCAACCAGTCATGTCAATGTTTAAACTTTTCCTCCCTTCTTTATTTCTCTGAAGGGGTGTATTCTTGTCTTACATTCTCTCGGTAAATACTAGAGGAGTGAGACTTGTCTTTGGATCCTCATGGATATAATTTGTTTGCTTTTTTGTTCAACTTCTTGTACATGTTTTTGGACTCTAATTATCTTCTTAAAATTTGCTAAAGTGCAGGCATGATAGATGACAAAAAAATAGTATATTGTTTGTTATGGGCATTCTGAGGATGGGAGGGTTTCTATTTTATCTAGTGAGCTTTGTCCTGCGTATTAGTGGTAGAATTTGCATCAAATTATCTCGCAAAGTTgcatttaatttgaaaatatttttcaatttgtGTTTGATAAACTTCTTCTGGGAGACATTTTGATAAACTTTTTCTGGGTGGCACCGATTTGCCACATTATTTGTCAAACATGAGAACTTCTGGTATTTCTTTGCTGCTTTGAGACCACAATTCTGACCCAGTTATCTCTATCTCCTGGTACAATATTTTGATTCCTCTCTTTGGTGCAGCTTTATACCATGTGCACACTGTTTCTTTTTTATATTGCTCCCACCATTACAACATTTGGTTGGTTTGCTACAAGGGCCAAATTTCTGTAGGCTATATGGATACTGCTTTTTTTCCCTATTTTTATTGCTCTTTTATTTGTTCTCACCTTCTTAATTACTAGCATTTCGTGTTCTCTTTCCTCCCCAATTTTGGGGGATGCTCTTTGTGTCAGGTTGACATTTGGGAAGAAAGAAAAGTATTTGGATCTAGGGGTCAGAATCTAAAAAATGAATTGCTAGGAAAGAATCCTCCTCCCAACACCGGAAAGGATCCTTCTATAATCACCAGTGGCAAGAACTCGAATCCCATCAAAGTTGTGAAGAGAGACGCCCACTCTTTGAGAATTGTAAGTACAGATCCTATCAAAGCATAGGATATGTATTGTTTTGGGTTTTAATTGGCATTTTTTGTTAGCTTTATTCTCAAGATATTCCTCTTATTTTTTGATTCCAGAAATTGGCTGTTGGTGGCATGCCGGAGAAAATCTTAACCTCATTTCATTTGGTACATGATGAGGTTGCGAATGAAGAAGCTGCCTTAAACAAAAGCCAAAGTGCTATTTCTGGTGTACAAGAAATTGAGATCGATGTTGCGAATGCTTCTTCTCAAGGTTCGACCAGAGTCCGTGTCCTCTAAATTTACTTGCTGTTGgtaatgatcatgccttggttGTGGTTTTCTATTGTTGTTACTCTATGAGTGCATCAACTATCAAGCATGCTAGTAACCTGTTAGGAGTGTTATAGATTCATTTTTCTGATTCTATATGAATGGTGTGAATATTATCCAACTCTATAGATGCTAGCTGCAGTTAGTTTATAAACTTTCTGAATTACTTTAATTTTGTCTTCAGGAGACGTTCATGGTTCTGTTGTTATGGATAACATAGAGAAACAGGAGAACATGCTTCACCAATGCGTTAGCCAGCTTGAAAAATGTGAAACGATCAGAGTTGCTTTGGTTTCCCAGCTTAGAGGAGCTCTTCAGGATCAAGTATGCTTTTGCTTCGGGAAAAATCAGTTTATGCTGTTTTATTGTGCATATTTATGTGTCCTAATGTTCGATGTTAATCAACACCTATTAATTTTATGTGTGGATATGgaaaatcttaaattttttaagatggtaagtatttaaatttagaGATGTCTAATAGGATAGAATGAGTTAAACAATAAACTAAAATCTTTCCAAAATAATTGTACAATGAACTAATAATGCCTGGATATATTATTTGATTGTATGACTATCGTTACAACTTGGGAAATTTCCAATCCTCATATAGATTCCAAACTGATCTTAGGAGAGTGTAGTTttctatcaaaaaaaaaaagatcttGGGAGAGTGAGAATGCATGGTATGCAATTTTGACTCCACATTTTCAGGTCCTGACACGTCATAACTTTGCAGGAGTCAAAGCTGGAGCTGATTCAGAGCGAGTTACAAGTAGGGTCAATCTCCATCAATCTCCCTCTCTACACAGTCACACACGATTTTTTGTTTGCTCTGGCGTGGACAGTCACAACACACTGGTCTTTACCATTAATTGTAATCTATGAATATTTCCACATAATCTGGTTTCCAAAATGCTAAACCACATATGGGATACCCGTCTTTGTTGAAAAAATATATGagaatcaaataattatttgtatttttgtCCACACCATATAACAAGGGTGTATATGCACAAAAAAGAGGAGTTAATATTCGTACAAGGAAACTGAGATGAAAGTAAAAagtttaagctaaataaatattGGAACAATCTAAAGTACTTATAGAATAATTATAGAATAAGAGAAACCCtaatttttcttattatatTTTCTTAATCAAATTGTAATACAAAGTCTCAAAATAGGTGAGAAATATgg encodes:
- the LOC142546237 gene encoding uncharacterized protein LOC142546237; the protein is MADDIFDEKSLSEKLSKLNSSQQSIESLSRWCISHRKKAKQVVETWDRLFQSAQQDQRVSFLYLANDILQNSRRTGSEFVNEFWKILPSALRVVYDSGDENCRKAATRLVDIWEERKVFGSRGQNLKNELLGKNPPPNTGKDPSIITSGKNSNPIKVVKRDAHSLRIKLAVGGMPEKILTSFHLVHDEVANEEAALNKSQSAISGVQEIEIDVANASSQGDVHGSVVMDNIEKQENMLHQCVSQLEKCETIRVALVSQLRGALQDQESKLELIQSELQAARGQIEKAANIKLQLTSPPSAPTVNQPIFSPTLTKNNLPAPPPSNPLTSFVNSIDKEESQKLTAAAVAAKLTASSSSALMFTSVLSSFVAEEAASKSSGLKRPKLDIPFPFSGVTNLEGNNSAYFPSTQQASTNIPSVQSIGVQSVSQLNPLQAPFLPPPPAPPPLAPPANVSGNPLMQSTMMGLPYNYGASNILPAPLSSNSATAYTRPGPPPQQAHPQLQNQQAPSQQQPPANGGYFRPSAIGFYAHSHQPTTPPVHKQ